Proteins from one Deltaproteobacteria bacterium genomic window:
- the glpK gene encoding glycerol kinase GlpK: protein MASPHVVAIDQGTTGSTVLVLDKKLEVRGRANYEFPQHFPGPGQVEHDLGEIWKSVQQALKKALGQAGVKGSDIAAIGITNQRETTCLWHRGTGEPLHRAIVWQDRRTAERCGQLRKEGLSKKVQKTTGLVLDPYFSGTKLEWLLKNVKGAKAAARKGDLAFGTIDTFLVWKLTGGAAHVTDVTNASRTLLMNLKRRKWDPGMLELLGVPEAVLPEIRPSAQIYGTTSGLKVLPDGIPVAGMAGDQQAALFGQACFGEGEAKCTYGTGAFLLMNVGEKAVYSKNGLLSTVAWEVDGKAAYALEGSVFIAGAAVQWLRDGLKFFKSAPEIEALARSVPDANGVVFVPALAGLGAPHWRPEARGLLCGLERSTTRAHLARAALEGIALSVHDLAAAMQKDAGGKMPRFKVDGGACQNDLLMQFQADLLNVPVVRPEMIETTALGAAFLAGLSTGVWGSTAAIKRAWKSDRTFKPAMRASVREAHLARWRSAVERA from the coding sequence ATGGCATCACCCCACGTCGTCGCCATCGATCAGGGCACCACCGGCAGCACGGTGCTGGTCCTCGACAAGAAGCTCGAGGTCCGGGGCCGGGCGAACTACGAGTTCCCCCAGCACTTCCCGGGCCCCGGCCAGGTCGAGCACGACCTCGGCGAGATCTGGAAGAGCGTGCAGCAGGCCCTGAAGAAGGCCCTCGGCCAGGCCGGCGTGAAGGGCAGCGACATCGCGGCCATCGGCATCACCAACCAGCGGGAGACCACCTGCCTCTGGCACCGCGGCACCGGCGAGCCGCTGCACCGGGCCATCGTCTGGCAGGACCGCCGCACCGCCGAGCGCTGCGGGCAGCTGCGCAAGGAGGGCCTCTCGAAGAAGGTGCAGAAGACCACCGGGCTGGTCCTCGACCCCTACTTCAGCGGCACCAAGCTCGAGTGGCTGCTGAAGAACGTGAAGGGCGCGAAGGCCGCGGCCCGCAAGGGTGACCTGGCCTTCGGCACGATCGACACCTTCCTCGTCTGGAAGCTCACCGGCGGCGCGGCGCACGTCACGGACGTCACCAACGCCTCGCGCACCCTGCTGATGAACCTCAAGCGCCGCAAGTGGGACCCGGGCATGCTCGAGCTCCTCGGCGTGCCCGAGGCCGTGCTCCCCGAGATCCGCCCCTCGGCCCAGATCTACGGGACGACCTCCGGCCTGAAGGTGCTGCCCGACGGCATCCCGGTGGCGGGCATGGCCGGCGACCAGCAGGCCGCCCTCTTCGGCCAGGCCTGCTTCGGCGAGGGCGAGGCGAAGTGCACCTACGGCACCGGCGCCTTCCTCCTGATGAACGTCGGCGAGAAGGCGGTCTACTCGAAGAACGGCCTGCTCTCCACGGTCGCCTGGGAGGTGGACGGCAAGGCCGCCTACGCCCTCGAGGGCTCGGTCTTCATCGCCGGCGCGGCGGTGCAGTGGCTGCGGGACGGCCTGAAGTTCTTCAAGTCGGCCCCCGAGATCGAGGCCCTGGCCCGCAGCGTCCCCGACGCGAACGGCGTGGTCTTCGTCCCGGCGCTCGCCGGCCTCGGCGCCCCCCACTGGCGCCCCGAGGCGCGGGGGCTCCTCTGCGGCCTCGAGCGCAGCACCACCCGCGCTCACCTGGCCCGGGCGGCCCTCGAGGGCATCGCCCTCTCGGTCCACGACCTCGCCGCCGCCATGCAGAAGGACGCGGGGGGCAAGATGCCCCGCTTCAAGGTCGACGGCGGCGCCTGCCAGAACGACCTCCTGATGCAGTTCCAGGCCGATCTGTTGAACGTGCCGGTGGTGCGCCCGGAGATGATCGAGACCACGGCGCTCGGCGCCGCCTTCCTGGCCGGCCTCTCGACCGGCGTGTGGGGCAGCACCGCTGCCATCAAGCGCGCCTGGAAGAGCGACCGCACCTTCAAGCCCGCCATGCGGGCGTCCGTGCGCGAGGCTCACCTCGCCCGGTGGCGCTCGGCGGTGGAGAGAGCATGA
- a CDS encoding DUF3467 domain-containing protein, which yields MSDAKQKSPKGVQLQIKVDEDVAQGIYANMAMVHHTDAEFTIDFVYVQPQAPQAKVRSRVVTSPRHLKRLISALQDNLNKYEAKFGEVDMAAAPPPVASPFKH from the coding sequence ATGAGCGACGCGAAGCAAAAAAGCCCCAAGGGCGTGCAGCTCCAGATCAAGGTCGACGAGGACGTCGCGCAGGGCATCTACGCCAACATGGCGATGGTGCACCACACCGACGCCGAGTTCACCATCGACTTCGTCTACGTGCAGCCCCAGGCCCCCCAGGCCAAGGTGCGCAGCCGGGTGGTGACCTCTCCGAGGCACCTCAAGCGGCTGATCTCGGCGCTGCAGGACAACCTCAACAAGTACGAGGCGAAGTTCGGCGAGGTGGACATGGCGGCCGCGCCACCGCCGGTGGCGAGCCCCTTCAAGCACTGA
- a CDS encoding matrixin family metalloprotease yields MKRLTTLLVLAAALGLARPALAYNTMFNSCGGARWTASQRPVPWHLNSSGYSQLSQSTVLSVFQSSWQVWSSPCCSDFAVTYQGTTTARPENSSDSTWTLGFIESGWPSSLGDVNSTIGVTPIAAYTNNCTISSADIVFNGVGFTFVNGAPSNWGQADLMSIAVHEMGHFLGLDHSMINGVTMYPSYSGGIVERDLHQDDEAGVCYLYPGSCNCSTAADCAPDEVCQNSQCVPAPCLDNTDCEAPLICNTTTGDCVPPPCSSDADCTAGYTCVGNICQRSATCLICETCTENIDCGASGMCVSFGAGGVCTQTCGQTSCPGNSTCFEVPDTQGQTFYLCLNDDAGTNGPCPASYVCDDPCAGVVCNPGESCNPATSQCEAASCDGLGNDCANNGALCTVDNDLCLDTGTSVYCSCRCADDLVCGANGSCLDLNTGAACAGGGNCACVTNTTQPGPCDNVTCPAGQSCNPQSGLCEAATCNGLGNDCSNNGAACTADNDVCINDGTSVWCSCSCLTSAECSGAACLDLGTGNACTGGTNCACVPGVDPCAGVTCAAAASCDSSKGCCVDARGICWVDTDSDGVSDGMDNCPLVANPSQADSNLNGVGDACDGGATDGGVTDGGGLPDGGGGFDGGVSDGGTTSDGGGGGSGEEDGTFGCFCGQSGRGGAPAELALLAIVGLLFRRRRR; encoded by the coding sequence ATGAAGCGGCTGACCACGCTCCTCGTCCTCGCCGCGGCCCTCGGACTCGCCCGCCCGGCGCTCGCCTACAACACGATGTTCAACAGCTGCGGTGGCGCCCGCTGGACCGCCAGCCAGCGGCCGGTGCCCTGGCACCTCAACAGCAGCGGCTACTCACAGCTGAGCCAGAGCACGGTGCTCAGCGTCTTCCAGTCCTCCTGGCAGGTCTGGTCGTCGCCCTGCTGCTCCGACTTCGCCGTGACCTACCAGGGCACGACGACGGCCCGCCCCGAGAACAGCAGCGACTCGACCTGGACCCTGGGCTTCATCGAGTCCGGCTGGCCCTCCTCCCTGGGGGACGTGAACTCGACGATCGGCGTCACGCCCATCGCCGCCTACACCAACAACTGCACCATCAGCAGCGCTGACATCGTCTTCAACGGGGTGGGCTTCACCTTCGTGAACGGCGCGCCCTCCAACTGGGGGCAGGCCGACCTGATGAGCATCGCGGTCCACGAGATGGGGCACTTCCTGGGCCTCGATCACTCGATGATCAACGGCGTGACGATGTACCCCTCCTACAGCGGCGGGATCGTCGAGCGGGACCTGCACCAGGACGACGAGGCGGGGGTCTGCTACCTCTACCCGGGTAGCTGCAACTGCTCGACGGCCGCCGACTGCGCACCGGACGAGGTCTGCCAGAACAGCCAGTGCGTGCCCGCGCCCTGCCTCGACAACACCGACTGCGAGGCGCCCCTCATCTGCAACACCACCACCGGTGACTGCGTCCCGCCGCCCTGCAGCAGCGACGCCGACTGCACCGCGGGCTACACCTGCGTGGGGAACATCTGCCAGCGCTCGGCCACCTGCCTGATCTGCGAGACCTGCACCGAGAACATCGACTGCGGCGCCTCCGGGATGTGCGTGAGCTTCGGCGCCGGCGGCGTCTGCACCCAGACCTGCGGCCAGACCTCCTGCCCCGGCAACAGCACCTGCTTCGAGGTGCCCGACACCCAGGGCCAGACCTTCTACCTCTGCCTCAACGACGACGCGGGCACCAACGGCCCCTGCCCGGCCTCCTACGTCTGCGACGATCCCTGCGCGGGCGTGGTCTGCAACCCGGGCGAGTCCTGCAACCCCGCCACCTCCCAGTGCGAGGCGGCGAGCTGCGACGGCCTGGGCAACGACTGCGCGAACAACGGCGCCCTCTGCACCGTCGACAACGACCTCTGCCTGGACACCGGCACCTCGGTCTACTGCTCCTGCCGCTGCGCCGACGACCTCGTCTGCGGCGCCAACGGGAGCTGCCTCGATCTGAACACCGGGGCCGCCTGCGCCGGCGGAGGCAACTGCGCCTGCGTCACCAACACCACCCAGCCCGGCCCCTGCGACAACGTGACCTGCCCGGCCGGCCAGAGCTGCAACCCGCAGAGCGGCCTCTGCGAGGCCGCGACCTGCAACGGCCTGGGCAACGACTGCTCCAACAACGGCGCGGCCTGCACGGCCGACAACGACGTCTGCATCAACGACGGCACCTCCGTCTGGTGCTCCTGCTCCTGCCTGACCTCGGCGGAGTGCAGCGGCGCGGCCTGCCTGGACCTGGGCACCGGCAACGCCTGCACCGGCGGCACCAACTGCGCCTGCGTCCCGGGCGTGGATCCCTGCGCTGGCGTCACCTGCGCGGCGGCCGCCAGCTGTGACAGCAGCAAGGGCTGCTGCGTGGACGCCCGGGGCATCTGCTGGGTGGACACCGACTCCGACGGCGTCTCCGACGGCATGGACAACTGCCCGCTGGTCGCGAACCCCTCCCAGGCCGACTCGAACCTGAACGGCGTCGGCGACGCCTGCGACGGCGGCGCGACCGACGGCGGGGTCACCGACGGTGGTGGCCTGCCCGACGGCGGCGGCGGCTTCGACGGCGGCGTGAGCGACGGCGGCACCACCTCCGACGGTGGCGGCGGCGGCAGCGGCGAGGAGGACGGCACCTTCGGTTGCTTCTGCGGGCAGAGCGGGCGCGGTGGCGCTCCGGCCGAGCTCGCGCTGCTGGCGATCGTCGGCCTGCTCTTCCGGCGGCGACGCCGCTAG
- a CDS encoding helix-hairpin-helix domain-containing protein, whose protein sequence is MIRSIRLLHASLLALVLGVGLALTLPATAAPSAGQSAVQTTKAKPVLTGKINLNTASEAELQLLPGIGPAKAKRIVGVRTVKPYGRPADLVKVKGIGPKTVQKLMPYLAVSGPSTLKRD, encoded by the coding sequence ATGATCCGAAGCATCCGCCTCCTCCACGCCTCCCTCCTCGCCCTCGTCCTCGGCGTCGGCCTGGCCCTCACCCTGCCCGCCACCGCGGCGCCGTCCGCCGGCCAGAGCGCCGTGCAGACCACCAAGGCCAAGCCGGTCCTCACCGGCAAGATCAACCTCAACACCGCCTCCGAGGCCGAGCTGCAGCTGCTGCCCGGCATCGGGCCGGCGAAGGCCAAGCGCATCGTCGGGGTCCGCACCGTGAAGCCCTACGGCCGGCCGGCCGATCTGGTGAAGGTGAAGGGGATCGGCCCGAAGACGGTGCAGAAGCTGATGCCCTACCTCGCCGTCAGCGGCCCGAGCACCCTGAAGCGCGACTAG
- a CDS encoding TonB-dependent receptor gives MSVPRQPALLPGRRSFCSPSRARPHAGALGVALALLGLLPAGLRAQEDDAPVVDEVPETVVRARAPGEAEAKAPTAAHYAVSLRERSEVDADLGAALEGLPPVGLHRYGGGLTTFSLRGSASHQTRVEIGGVPLTPLGGGSVDLSGLDPALFSRAEVIAGPQGAAFGTGALGGVLSLSPWPEARGGPRTELELKTGNHHRASLALRQALGEGGRLALTAGHEGGDFLFERDLTPNLPDDPWITERRVNNARREGSVLLTARRRLAGGKAQLIALGTQRRLELPGPVGFPTPGAGAESRRALLGAFFEGRSRGAGSLRPRVRLHVRQEHLELWPGSTPLPGAAAPQRSELREGGALTEAELLLGAHLLTLGGALEGSQLAGELRAGRVVGALHLRDRVYLLEGRLLLSGAARLDLPGDQPLQPSAALGVTWTLHESLELQANLGRSVRLPTLTELHREGPLTAANPGLVPESAVAGDLGLRLSLFRRRVELGLSGFLSRYADLITYELYPPLKMRATNLRAALVAGVESRLVLAPGGGFSAELSHALTHSRVLGDDPNERGKPLPYRPAQRGHLRLALERGPLTGHLGVEARSQLRRNRAGTKTLPARALLSAGLRGRLGPGCSLALQLDNLLDDRRQEDVHGYPLPGRTLLTSLRCAFGAKGNDR, from the coding sequence TTGTCTGTACCCCGCCAACCTGCGCTCCTTCCCGGACGCAGGTCTTTTTGTTCGCCCTCCCGAGCCCGGCCCCACGCCGGCGCGCTCGGCGTCGCGCTCGCCCTGCTCGGCCTCCTGCCGGCCGGGCTGCGGGCCCAGGAGGACGACGCGCCGGTGGTGGACGAGGTGCCCGAGACCGTGGTGCGCGCCCGCGCGCCGGGCGAGGCCGAGGCGAAGGCCCCCACCGCGGCGCACTACGCGGTCTCCCTGCGCGAGCGCAGCGAGGTCGACGCCGATCTCGGCGCGGCCCTCGAGGGGCTGCCGCCGGTGGGGCTGCACCGCTACGGCGGGGGGCTGACCACCTTCTCCCTGCGCGGCAGCGCCTCGCACCAGACCCGGGTCGAGATCGGGGGCGTCCCCCTCACCCCCCTCGGCGGCGGCTCGGTGGATCTCTCGGGCCTCGACCCCGCCCTCTTCTCCCGGGCCGAGGTGATCGCCGGCCCCCAGGGCGCCGCCTTCGGCACCGGCGCCCTCGGCGGCGTGCTCTCCCTCTCGCCCTGGCCCGAGGCCCGGGGCGGGCCCCGCACCGAGCTCGAGCTGAAGACCGGCAACCACCACCGCGCCTCCCTCGCCCTGCGCCAGGCCCTCGGCGAGGGCGGGCGCCTTGCGCTCACCGCCGGGCACGAGGGGGGCGACTTCCTCTTCGAGCGCGATCTCACGCCCAACCTCCCGGACGATCCCTGGATCACCGAGCGCCGCGTCAACAACGCCCGCCGGGAGGGGAGCGTGCTGCTCACCGCGCGGCGGCGGCTGGCGGGCGGCAAGGCCCAGCTCATCGCCCTGGGGACGCAGCGCCGGCTCGAGCTGCCCGGGCCGGTGGGCTTCCCCACCCCGGGCGCGGGGGCCGAGAGCCGCCGGGCGCTCCTGGGCGCCTTCTTCGAGGGGCGCTCGCGGGGCGCGGGGAGCCTGCGGCCGAGGGTGCGGCTCCACGTTCGCCAGGAGCACCTCGAGCTCTGGCCGGGCTCGACGCCCCTGCCGGGCGCCGCCGCCCCCCAGCGCTCCGAGCTGCGCGAGGGCGGCGCGCTCACCGAGGCCGAGCTGCTCCTCGGCGCGCACCTCCTCACCCTGGGGGGCGCCCTCGAGGGCAGCCAGCTCGCCGGTGAGCTGCGGGCCGGGCGGGTGGTCGGCGCGCTCCACCTGCGCGATCGCGTCTACCTCCTCGAGGGCCGCCTCCTCCTCTCGGGCGCGGCGCGGCTGGACCTCCCCGGCGATCAGCCCCTCCAGCCCTCCGCAGCCCTGGGGGTCACCTGGACGCTCCACGAGTCCCTCGAGCTCCAGGCCAACCTCGGGCGCAGCGTGCGGCTCCCGACCCTGACCGAGCTGCACCGCGAGGGCCCGCTGACCGCCGCCAACCCCGGGCTCGTGCCCGAGTCGGCCGTCGCCGGGGACCTGGGCCTGCGGCTCTCGCTCTTCCGCCGGCGAGTGGAGCTCGGGCTCTCGGGCTTCCTCTCCCGCTACGCCGACCTGATCACCTACGAGCTCTACCCGCCGCTCAAGATGCGCGCGACCAACCTGCGCGCCGCCCTCGTCGCCGGCGTGGAGAGCCGCCTGGTGCTCGCCCCGGGGGGCGGCTTCTCGGCCGAGCTCTCCCACGCCCTCACCCACTCCCGGGTGCTGGGCGACGATCCCAACGAGCGCGGCAAGCCCCTGCCCTACCGCCCGGCGCAGAGGGGCCACCTGCGCCTCGCCCTCGAGCGCGGCCCCCTCACCGGCCACCTCGGGGTCGAGGCCCGCAGCCAGCTGCGCCGCAACCGGGCCGGCACCAAGACCCTCCCGGCGCGGGCGCTCCTCTCGGCCGGCCTGCGCGGCCGCCTGGGTCCCGGCTGCTCCCTCGCCCTCCAGCTCGACAACCTCCTCGACGACCGCCGGCAGGAAGACGTCCACGGCTACCCCCTGCCCGGCCGCACCCTCCTCACCTCTCTGCGTTGCGCCTTCGGCGCGAAAGGAAACGATCGATGA
- a CDS encoding helical backbone metal receptor: protein MAPSLTEVLIALGAADRIVGVSRYDEFPEVAKVTRIGGYVDPDLETILGLRPDLVVAEPSPGNERVVRKLASLGIPVRVVHGASLAELRLQVEALARDLGRPEAGVRLLETLEERRLRVQLALAGAAPRRALLVVGHEPLVVAAPGSLAHELLELSGATNVVPPSASPYPVYALEAAIAAEPEVVLDFSGRPLSERPASLATLGAVKAGRWVQLADTSLLRPGPEVMHAVEVMARRLHPGRFPRPRAPEGEQP from the coding sequence ATCGCCCCGAGCCTCACCGAGGTGCTCATCGCCCTGGGCGCGGCCGATCGCATCGTGGGGGTGAGCCGCTACGACGAGTTCCCCGAGGTGGCGAAGGTCACCCGCATCGGCGGCTACGTGGACCCGGACCTCGAGACCATCCTCGGGCTGCGGCCCGATCTGGTGGTCGCCGAGCCGAGCCCGGGCAACGAGCGGGTGGTGCGCAAGCTCGCCTCCCTGGGGATCCCGGTCCGGGTGGTCCACGGGGCCTCGCTGGCCGAGCTGCGGCTGCAGGTCGAGGCCCTGGCCCGGGACCTGGGCCGCCCCGAGGCGGGCGTCCGCCTCCTCGAGACCCTGGAGGAGCGCCGGCTGCGGGTTCAGCTGGCCCTGGCCGGCGCCGCGCCCCGCCGCGCGCTGCTGGTGGTGGGGCACGAGCCCCTGGTGGTGGCCGCCCCCGGCTCGCTGGCCCACGAGCTCCTCGAGCTCTCGGGCGCGACGAACGTCGTCCCCCCGAGCGCCTCGCCCTATCCGGTCTACGCCCTCGAGGCCGCCATCGCCGCCGAGCCGGAGGTGGTCCTCGACTTCTCGGGCCGCCCCCTCTCCGAGCGCCCCGCCTCCCTCGCCACCCTCGGCGCGGTGAAGGCCGGGCGCTGGGTGCAGCTGGCCGACACCTCGCTCCTGCGGCCCGGGCCGGAGGTGATGCACGCGGTCGAGGTGATGGCCCGCCGCCTCCACCCCGGCCGCTTCCCCCGGCCGCGCGCCCCGGAGGGCGAGCAGCCTTGA
- a CDS encoding iron ABC transporter permease produces the protein MSTHDTAAGPSAPGARLTAGRFLGWMILLLALLLGAMILALLLGSTELSLGAALEGAGPARVVLLEVRLPRVLLGALVGAGLGASGAALQAILRNPLADPFILGVSGGAALGGTVARALATGLFGVAGGTLWLGLGSHLAATAGALGAVALTFGIARGAGGARPYALLLAGVVLNAFASALILFLRAAVAQDKAQELLYWLIGSLGYPTPLELASVAVLVICGGVLLSLLGGTLNVLALQDRGAAVLGIDAERMRLLVIVLTSVIVGTTVSLAGLVGFVGLMVPHFLRLLTGPDHRLLLPASLLGGGAFLVLADLSARLLFRFLGTEPPVGVVTAFLGGPFFLWLMRRRGGSTLT, from the coding sequence TTGAGCACCCACGACACGGCCGCCGGACCCTCGGCCCCCGGCGCCCGCCTCACGGCCGGCCGCTTCCTGGGCTGGATGATCCTGCTCCTCGCGCTCCTCCTCGGGGCGATGATCCTGGCGCTCCTCCTGGGCAGCACCGAGCTCTCCCTGGGCGCGGCCCTGGAGGGGGCGGGCCCGGCCCGGGTGGTGCTCCTCGAGGTGCGCCTGCCCAGGGTGCTCCTCGGCGCGCTGGTGGGCGCGGGGCTGGGCGCCTCGGGCGCGGCCCTCCAGGCCATCCTGCGAAACCCCCTGGCCGACCCCTTCATCCTCGGCGTGAGCGGCGGCGCGGCGCTCGGCGGCACCGTGGCCCGGGCGCTGGCCACCGGCCTCTTCGGGGTGGCCGGGGGCACCCTCTGGCTGGGCCTGGGCTCCCACCTGGCCGCCACCGCCGGCGCCCTCGGGGCGGTGGCCCTCACCTTCGGCATCGCCCGCGGCGCCGGCGGCGCCCGCCCCTACGCCCTGCTGCTGGCCGGGGTCGTCCTCAACGCCTTCGCCTCGGCCCTGATCCTCTTCCTGCGGGCGGCGGTAGCCCAGGACAAGGCGCAGGAGCTGCTCTACTGGCTCATCGGCAGCCTGGGCTACCCGACCCCCCTCGAGCTCGCCTCGGTGGCCGTGCTGGTGATCTGCGGCGGCGTCCTCCTCTCCCTCCTCGGCGGCACCCTGAACGTGCTCGCCCTCCAGGATCGCGGGGCGGCGGTGCTGGGCATCGACGCCGAGCGGATGCGCCTGCTGGTGATCGTCCTGACCTCGGTGATCGTCGGCACCACCGTCTCGCTCGCCGGCCTGGTGGGCTTCGTGGGCCTGATGGTGCCCCACTTCCTGCGCCTGCTGACCGGCCCCGACCACCGCCTGCTCCTCCCGGCGAGCCTCCTGGGCGGCGGCGCCTTCCTGGTGCTGGCCGATCTCTCCGCTCGCCTGCTATTTCGCTTCCTGGGCACCGAGCCCCCGGTGGGGGTGGTCACCGCCTTCCTCGGGGGGCCCTTCTTCCTCTGGCTCATGCGCCGACGCGGTGGGAGCACCCTCACATGA
- a CDS encoding amidohydrolase family protein, whose amino-acid sequence MTKRNALWMALLLLALGGLAALARLSGEAPPTPAGDDGQTRTDAGAEASPQAVVDPSRESLQSLRNNPPRRIDAHTHVAPGDLDAFMKIMEAAGIDGIVNFSGGFPGGGLEQQLEAAARYPHRVAVMMNLDWRSFGRPGWVEAQVAALEQGKALGAAGLKISKALGLGVRHPDGKLLAVDDPLLDPIFEACGRLGLPVAIHTGDPRAFFDAPTPENERYLELQKNPGWSFHGKDFPEWRALREAFLARIGRHPKTTFIGVHFGNSPEDPRWVADVMDQFPNLYIDTAARLPEVLRQEDPVRWRETRRVFDRHTERVLFGSDSMQMGGELILGAPGARKMHRTDAAVFFRTHWRLFQTSDFDVPSPSPIQGKWPLRSLGLKRNHLEPFYHGTAERLFPQLATP is encoded by the coding sequence ATGACGAAGCGAAACGCCCTCTGGATGGCCCTCTTGCTCCTCGCCCTGGGAGGCCTGGCCGCCCTCGCGCGCCTCTCCGGCGAGGCGCCGCCCACCCCGGCCGGTGACGACGGGCAGACCCGGACCGACGCCGGCGCCGAGGCCTCACCACAGGCGGTGGTGGACCCCTCCCGCGAGTCCCTCCAGAGCCTGCGCAACAACCCGCCCCGGCGGATCGACGCCCACACCCACGTGGCGCCCGGCGATCTCGATGCGTTCATGAAGATCATGGAGGCCGCGGGCATCGACGGGATCGTGAACTTCTCGGGCGGCTTCCCGGGCGGCGGGCTGGAGCAGCAGCTCGAGGCCGCGGCGCGCTACCCCCACCGGGTCGCGGTGATGATGAACCTCGACTGGCGCAGCTTCGGCCGGCCCGGCTGGGTCGAGGCCCAGGTCGCGGCCCTGGAGCAGGGCAAGGCCCTGGGCGCCGCCGGCCTGAAGATCAGCAAGGCCCTGGGTCTGGGCGTGCGGCACCCCGACGGCAAGCTGCTCGCGGTCGACGATCCCCTCCTCGATCCGATCTTCGAGGCCTGCGGCCGGCTGGGCCTCCCGGTGGCGATCCACACCGGAGACCCCCGCGCCTTCTTCGACGCCCCCACCCCCGAGAACGAGCGCTACCTCGAGCTGCAGAAGAACCCGGGCTGGTCCTTCCACGGCAAGGACTTCCCGGAGTGGCGGGCGCTGCGCGAGGCCTTCCTCGCCCGCATCGGCCGCCACCCGAAGACCACCTTCATCGGCGTGCACTTCGGCAACTCCCCGGAGGACCCGCGCTGGGTGGCCGACGTGATGGACCAGTTCCCCAACCTCTACATCGACACCGCCGCCCGCCTGCCCGAGGTGCTGCGGCAGGAGGACCCCGTGCGCTGGCGCGAGACCCGGCGGGTCTTCGATCGCCACACCGAGCGGGTGCTCTTCGGCAGCGACTCGATGCAGATGGGGGGCGAGCTGATCCTGGGCGCGCCCGGCGCCCGCAAGATGCACCGCACCGACGCCGCGGTCTTCTTCCGCACCCACTGGCGCCTCTTCCAGACCTCCGACTTCGACGTCCCCTCGCCCTCCCCGATCCAGGGCAAGTGGCCCCTGCGAAGCCTGGGGCTGAAGCGCAACCACCTCGAGCCCTTCTACCATGGCACCGCCGAGCGCCTCTTCCCCCAGCTCGCCACCCCCTGA
- a CDS encoding ABC transporter ATP-binding protein → MAPPSASSPSSPPPELARIEGLAFAYPGGRTLFADLTLEVRGGELLGVLGPNGAGKSTLLSLLCGLARPAAGRLFLGGDPLEGLSRRELARRIALVPQDVGAAFPFTVLQTVLLGRTPHLGPLGIERAEDLERAEAVLEETGLSALRDRPIDALSGGERQRVLIARALCQDTPLLACDEPTSHLDIHHQVKTYDLFHRLTRDPARGALCVLHDLNLAAAYCDRILLLDAEGRQAALGPTEEVLSYALLKEVYRTEIWVGVNELTGALTLAPVAGHDRAPPPVGGGRVGDR, encoded by the coding sequence ATGGCACCGCCGAGCGCCTCTTCCCCCAGCTCGCCACCCCCTGAGCTGGCGCGGATCGAGGGGCTCGCCTTCGCCTACCCCGGCGGGCGCACCCTCTTCGCGGACCTCACGCTCGAGGTCCGGGGCGGCGAGCTCCTCGGCGTCCTCGGCCCCAACGGCGCGGGCAAGAGCACCCTCCTCTCGCTCCTCTGTGGCCTGGCGCGGCCGGCGGCCGGCCGCCTCTTCCTCGGCGGGGATCCCCTCGAGGGGCTCTCGCGCCGGGAGCTGGCTCGCCGGATCGCCCTGGTCCCCCAGGACGTGGGCGCGGCCTTCCCCTTCACCGTCCTCCAGACGGTCCTCCTCGGGCGCACCCCCCACCTCGGTCCCCTGGGCATCGAGCGAGCCGAGGACCTCGAGCGGGCCGAGGCGGTCCTCGAGGAGACCGGCCTCTCGGCGCTGCGCGACCGCCCCATCGACGCCCTCTCGGGGGGCGAGCGGCAGCGGGTGCTGATCGCGCGGGCGCTCTGCCAGGACACCCCCCTGCTCGCCTGCGACGAGCCCACCTCGCACCTGGACATCCACCACCAGGTGAAGACCTACGACCTCTTCCATCGCCTGACCCGCGATCCGGCGCGGGGCGCCCTCTGCGTCCTGCACGACCTCAACCTCGCGGCGGCCTACTGCGACCGCATCCTCCTCCTCGACGCCGAGGGGAGGCAGGCCGCCCTCGGCCCCACCGAGGAGGTGCTCTCCTACGCCCTGCTCAAGGAGGTCTACCGCACCGAGATCTGGGTGGGCGTGAACGAGCTCACCGGCGCCCTGACCCTGGCCCCGGTCGCCGGGCATGATCGGGCGCCGCCGCCGGTTGGAGGTGGCCGGGTGGGGGATCGATGA